Proteins encoded within one genomic window of Triticum aestivum cultivar Chinese Spring chromosome 2D, IWGSC CS RefSeq v2.1, whole genome shotgun sequence:
- the LOC123055804 gene encoding uncharacterized protein, with protein sequence MNGSLSFVPPRINSVPRRGYFGHFTYGCKWTAAPVLKPSRHLLPRSLLLPQPPPSLPPTQPPPSLTRSSSGNGDGGSRARVLPPATRLLSPPIPNPDVSAHTPVAPTNHSDGGSGHRGGQRISCTGDGVRGGGGGRGCDASVMSRVQQVATRSGRAQESMRVVAVSKTKPVGVICGVYDADHRCFGENYVQELIGKAPQHFPLIMFRRCQTAVVVCQITVPGKYIGLDLVTSAHMSTDLPFFPSPPSPTHPRTVARRHLGGVLRHLGAME encoded by the exons ATGAATGGTTCCCTCTCATTTGTGCCACCGCGCATTAATTCAGTGCCCCGCCGAGGGTATTTTGGTCATTTCACATACGGGTGTAAATGGACGGCGGCTCCCGTGCTAAAACCTAGCCGCCACCTCCTTCCTCGCTCGCTTCTCCTCCCGcagccgcctccctccctccctcccacgcaGCCGCCTCCCTCCCTCACTCGCTCCTCatccggcaacggcgacggcggctcCCGTGCCCGCGTTCTTCCTCCCGCAACACGTCTCCTCTCACCGCCGATCCCCAACCCAGACGTCAGCGCACACACGCCGGTGGCTCCCACCAACCACAGCGACGGCGGCAGCGGTCACAGAGGAGGGCAGCGGATCAGCTGCACCGGCGATGGCGTCCGTGGCGGCGGTGGAGGACGCGGCTGCGACGCTTCAGTGATGTCGCGCGTGCAGCAGGTGGCGACGCGGTCGGGGCGCGCGCAGGAGTCGATGCGCGTGGTGGCGGTGAGCAAGACGAAGCCCGTGGGCGTCATCTGCGGCGTGTACGACGCTGACCACCGCTGCTTCGGCGAGAACTACGTACAGGAGCTCATCGGCAAGGCCCCCCAG CATTTTCCCTTGATTATGTTCAGAAGATGCCAGACGGCGGTAGTGGTTTGCCAAATTA CAGTTCCTGGCAAGTACATAGGTCTGGATTTGGTGACTTCGGCTCACATGTCAACAGACCTTCCCTTCTTCCCGTCGCCGCCGTCCCCAACCCACCCACGCACGGTTGCTCGACGCCACCTTGGCGGTGTTCTTCGACACTTGGGGGCAATGGAGTAG